Proteins encoded in a region of the Streptomyces violaceoruber genome:
- a CDS encoding SDR family NAD(P)-dependent oxidoreductase encodes MSPNQSHETFSGHVVIVTGAGTGIGRATAVAFAESGAHVLAVGRREALLKETAAAHSHIDVLAIDICGDEAPGKVVDAAVERWGRLDHLINNAGATAVMPLAEAEKQTIVDLLALNVVAPSLLAREALPHLRRTSGSIINLSSTYGHRPMAGGAHYSATKAAVEQMTRSWALELADEGVRVNSVAPGPTRTDVMLHAGLTPEAANDMYAYERDRIPTHHIAHADEVAHWILRMADPAGRHATGQVITVDGGLELI; translated from the coding sequence ATGTCCCCGAACCAGTCCCACGAGACGTTCTCCGGTCACGTTGTGATCGTCACCGGCGCGGGAACCGGCATCGGCCGAGCCACCGCCGTGGCCTTCGCCGAGTCGGGTGCGCACGTCCTCGCCGTGGGCCGCCGCGAGGCGCTCCTGAAGGAGACCGCCGCGGCCCACTCCCATATCGACGTCCTGGCCATCGACATCTGCGGTGACGAGGCGCCCGGCAAGGTGGTGGACGCCGCCGTGGAGCGGTGGGGACGCCTCGACCACCTGATCAACAACGCCGGTGCGACAGCGGTGATGCCGCTGGCCGAGGCCGAGAAGCAGACGATCGTCGATCTGCTGGCGCTCAACGTCGTCGCGCCCAGTCTTCTGGCGCGCGAAGCCCTGCCGCACCTGCGCCGGACCTCGGGGTCGATCATCAACCTCTCCAGCACCTACGGGCACCGCCCGATGGCGGGGGGTGCGCACTACTCGGCGACCAAGGCCGCCGTCGAGCAGATGACGCGGAGCTGGGCACTGGAGCTGGCCGACGAGGGTGTCCGTGTCAACTCGGTCGCTCCCGGCCCCACCCGCACCGACGTCATGCTGCACGCCGGTCTGACGCCGGAGGCGGCCAACGACATGTACGCCTATGAGCGCGACCGCATCCCGACCCACCACATCGCGCACGCGGACGAGGTGGCTCACTGGATCCTCCGTATGGCGGACCCGGCCGGACGCCATGCCACCGGTCAGGTGATCACCGTCGACGGCGGCCTGGAACTCATCTGA
- a CDS encoding ArsR/SmtB family transcription factor — protein MPDHHASPADSAISLPRLLGVLSDPTRLGIVRILSDGAERGWGQFSAPVAKSTLSHHLKMLREAGVTQTRQEGTRCFVKLRGDALETRFPGLLPALLSAAGTDHVGEHVTERDEQA, from the coding sequence ATGCCGGACCACCACGCGTCACCCGCGGACAGCGCGATCTCCCTGCCTCGCCTTCTCGGGGTGCTCAGCGATCCGACGCGGTTGGGCATCGTCCGGATCCTGTCCGACGGCGCCGAGCGAGGGTGGGGGCAGTTCAGTGCTCCCGTCGCCAAGTCCACGCTCAGCCATCACCTCAAGATGCTGCGTGAGGCGGGCGTGACCCAGACCCGCCAGGAGGGCACGCGCTGCTTCGTGAAGCTGCGCGGTGACGCCCTGGAGACCCGCTTCCCCGGCCTGCTGCCGGCGCTGCTCTCCGCCGCGGGCACCGACCATGTCGGAGAGCACGTCACCGAGCGGGACGAGCAGGCGTGA
- a CDS encoding MarR family winged helix-turn-helix transcriptional regulator, whose product MSDDARLITQWNRLTRVHRRIEARMERHLHRQLGLGVSEFYALRTLNEGVAAGTGLLYLSDLANGTGLSQSATSRLVTRLQERGLITTHTASDDRRSIEIELTAVAHDVLRLGSPLLSQAVEEVVRQLHVEETDKDLLRYLRGGGSDGADTHVRQTPNVR is encoded by the coding sequence ATGAGCGACGATGCCAGGTTGATCACGCAGTGGAACAGGCTGACCCGGGTCCACCGTCGGATCGAAGCCCGTATGGAACGACACCTGCACCGGCAGCTGGGCCTGGGCGTGAGCGAGTTCTACGCCCTCCGCACGTTGAACGAGGGGGTGGCAGCCGGTACGGGACTGCTCTATCTGAGCGACCTGGCCAACGGGACGGGGCTGAGCCAGTCCGCCACCAGCCGCCTGGTCACACGCCTGCAGGAACGCGGCCTGATCACCACGCACACCGCGTCCGACGACCGCCGGAGCATCGAGATCGAGCTCACCGCCGTCGCGCACGACGTGTTGCGGCTGGGATCGCCCCTGCTGAGCCAGGCGGTCGAGGAGGTCGTGCGCCAGCTCCACGTCGAGGAGACGGACAAGGACCTGCTCCGCTACCTGCGTGGAGGAGGGAGCGACGGTGCGGACACCCATGTTCGACAGACGCCGAACGTTCGGTAG
- a CDS encoding sigma-70 family RNA polymerase sigma factor: MSAPSPETTTPAGTPAARPAEGDLDTALHVFLAQRNRLFRIAYRIVGDAAGAEDVVQEAWVRWQLTDRAEVKNPVAFLTTTTTRLAINVIQSGRRRHETPSEPRFADLGDLASSDDPMLCAERTAAIESALALLMARLTPDRLAAYVLRKGFDYTYTELAKLLRISAPNARVVVHRAQARLDSERERPIPVESHRRLVTAFRTAADTGDLDGLVRLLVPEERVRRLAQPSRRPVGPAHVPARQAA, translated from the coding sequence ATGTCCGCGCCCAGCCCGGAGACCACCACGCCGGCCGGCACCCCGGCCGCCCGGCCTGCCGAGGGGGACCTGGACACCGCCCTCCACGTCTTCCTGGCCCAACGCAACCGGCTGTTCCGGATCGCCTACCGGATCGTCGGGGACGCCGCGGGAGCCGAGGACGTGGTCCAGGAGGCGTGGGTGCGCTGGCAGCTCACCGACCGCGCGGAGGTCAAGAACCCGGTCGCCTTCCTGACCACGACCACGACCCGCCTGGCCATCAACGTCATCCAGTCCGGGCGGCGCCGGCACGAGACGCCGTCCGAACCGCGTTTCGCCGACCTCGGTGACCTCGCCTCGTCCGACGACCCGATGCTCTGCGCCGAGCGGACCGCGGCGATCGAGTCGGCCCTGGCCCTCCTCATGGCCAGGCTGACGCCGGACCGGCTGGCCGCCTATGTGCTGCGCAAGGGCTTCGACTACACCTATACGGAGCTCGCGAAGCTGCTGCGGATCAGCGCCCCGAACGCACGCGTGGTGGTCCACCGCGCCCAGGCCCGACTCGACAGCGAGCGCGAGCGGCCGATCCCCGTCGAGTCGCACCGTCGTCTCGTCACCGCGTTCCGGACCGCCGCCGACACCGGCGACCTCGACGGTCTCGTACGGCTGCTCGTCCCCGAGGAGCGGGTGCGCCGCTTGGCGCAGCCGTCCCGCAGACCGGTCGGCCCGGCGCACGTCCCGGCCCGTCAGGCCGCGTGA
- a CDS encoding helix-turn-helix transcriptional regulator, with protein MIASPLPDLVGRHRECEALDDLLADLREGGSRVLVIRGEAGIGKTVLLEYLAAQASRAKVTRAQGIEADMELPYASLHQLCAPFLDQLDGLPAPQREALRVAFGMAAGDPPDRFLVGLAVLTLLTRASEARPVLVLIDDAQWLDQVSLQTLEFVARRLLAEAVAMVFAVRDPEGQEALTGLPAMRIGGLDATAAGELLETAVGGRLEKRIRDRFVAEMHGNPLALLEFSRGRSAAELAYGLDSSGHPIVQGPVASRVERDFAQRLGSLPEATRTLLLIAAAEPVGDARLLARAAATLKITPFAAPAKVAGLIELGESVRFRHPLVRSAVYHQAAPEARRSVHRALAAATDPVLDPDRRAWHAAEAANGPDEEVAAGLERAAGRARQRGGIAAEAVLLERAAEVTPDRRSRGRRALAAAEAHFSAAAPDRATELATVAELCPLSPLDRARLARLRARILFARSRSDEAAPLLLDAAAQFTAAGSPLARETYLEAISATIFAGRVHGPAGARAAAIAARASGAPPSGSEAADLLLDGVAALLTDGYETGVPALRGALELLATEELPTREATVRWLLLVPVALEAFIHYAWDLHAWDTLSNRAVRLARDIGALGALPPALVYAGGVHIHYGDFAEADRMIDEADALAAATGHAPHKYATLVLAAWRGEADVASGIIEEARQRADQRGEVSLLGAMGYIQGVLYNGLARYEEALEAARTGIEHDGFNFAGLSLIEHIEAATRCGELDQARASLARLVDLTRAADSGWAGGAAARSRALLADGEEADRLYRAAIVEFERGGVTVEVARSHLLYGEWLRRTHQRSLAREHLRTAHEMFDGMRAHAFAERARRELLATGEHVRVREAAVTSALTPQESQVATLAAGGMTNAKIGAELFISPHTVEWHLRKVYTKLGINSRRALPGALASTPPPGRDDEGLVRAG; from the coding sequence ATGATCGCCAGCCCGCTTCCGGACCTGGTCGGCCGGCACCGAGAGTGCGAGGCACTCGACGATCTACTGGCAGACCTGCGTGAAGGCGGGTCCCGTGTGCTGGTGATCCGTGGCGAAGCGGGCATCGGGAAGACGGTGCTTCTGGAGTACCTGGCCGCGCAGGCGTCACGGGCGAAGGTGACCCGGGCGCAGGGCATCGAGGCGGACATGGAGCTGCCCTACGCGAGCCTGCACCAACTGTGCGCGCCGTTCCTCGACCAGCTGGACGGCTTGCCGGCACCCCAACGGGAAGCCCTGCGCGTGGCGTTCGGCATGGCGGCCGGTGATCCGCCCGACCGCTTCCTGGTCGGCCTCGCCGTGCTCACGCTGCTCACCCGCGCCTCGGAGGCGCGCCCGGTGCTCGTCCTGATCGACGACGCGCAGTGGCTGGACCAGGTCTCCCTGCAGACGCTGGAGTTCGTCGCGAGGAGACTGCTCGCCGAGGCGGTCGCGATGGTGTTCGCGGTGCGCGACCCCGAAGGGCAGGAGGCGCTGACCGGTCTGCCGGCCATGCGCATCGGCGGCCTCGACGCCACGGCCGCGGGGGAACTCCTGGAAACCGCCGTCGGCGGGCGACTGGAGAAGCGGATCCGGGACCGGTTCGTGGCCGAGATGCACGGCAATCCGCTCGCTCTGCTGGAGTTCTCCCGAGGCCGCAGTGCCGCCGAACTGGCCTACGGCCTGGACTCGTCCGGTCACCCGATCGTCCAGGGCCCGGTCGCGAGCCGGGTCGAGCGGGACTTCGCCCAGCGGCTCGGGTCGCTGCCGGAGGCGACGCGGACACTGCTGCTGATCGCCGCGGCCGAACCGGTCGGTGACGCGAGGCTGTTGGCCCGCGCGGCCGCCACGCTCAAGATCACCCCCTTCGCCGCCCCGGCCAAGGTCGCCGGCCTGATCGAGCTGGGCGAGTCCGTCCGGTTCCGGCATCCGCTGGTCCGTTCGGCGGTCTACCACCAAGCCGCCCCCGAAGCACGCCGATCGGTGCACCGGGCCCTGGCCGCCGCCACGGACCCGGTCCTGGACCCCGACCGGCGCGCCTGGCACGCCGCCGAGGCCGCGAACGGACCGGACGAGGAGGTCGCCGCTGGACTGGAGCGCGCGGCCGGCCGCGCGCGGCAACGCGGCGGCATCGCGGCCGAGGCGGTACTGCTGGAACGCGCCGCCGAGGTGACACCGGACCGCCGGTCGCGAGGGCGCCGCGCCCTGGCGGCAGCGGAGGCGCACTTCTCGGCCGCTGCGCCCGACCGGGCCACGGAGCTGGCCACCGTGGCCGAACTGTGCCCCCTGAGCCCGCTGGACCGCGCCCGCCTGGCGCGGCTGCGGGCCAGGATCCTCTTCGCCCGCAGCCGCAGCGACGAGGCGGCGCCGCTGCTCCTCGACGCGGCCGCGCAGTTCACCGCCGCCGGTTCGCCGCTGGCGCGGGAGACGTACCTGGAGGCGATCAGCGCCACCATCTTCGCGGGCCGCGTACACGGCCCCGCCGGGGCCCGCGCCGCCGCGATCGCCGCCCGCGCGTCCGGCGCACCCCCTTCCGGCTCCGAGGCCGCCGACCTGCTCCTGGACGGTGTGGCCGCGCTCCTCACGGACGGCTACGAGACCGGTGTGCCGGCGCTGCGCGGCGCCCTGGAACTGCTGGCCACCGAAGAACTGCCCACCCGGGAGGCCACCGTGCGGTGGCTCCTGCTCGTACCGGTGGCGCTGGAGGCGTTCATCCACTACGCCTGGGACCTGCACGCGTGGGACACCTTGTCCAATCGCGCGGTGCGCCTGGCCCGTGACATCGGCGCGCTCGGCGCACTGCCGCCGGCCCTCGTCTACGCCGGTGGAGTGCACATCCACTACGGTGACTTCGCCGAGGCGGACAGGATGATCGACGAGGCCGACGCCCTGGCCGCCGCGACCGGTCACGCGCCGCACAAGTACGCCACGCTGGTCCTGGCCGCCTGGCGGGGCGAGGCGGACGTCGCCTCCGGGATCATCGAGGAGGCCAGGCAGCGGGCCGACCAGCGGGGCGAGGTGTCCCTGCTGGGCGCCATGGGCTACATCCAGGGAGTGCTGTACAACGGCCTGGCACGGTACGAGGAGGCCCTGGAGGCCGCGCGTACCGGCATCGAGCACGACGGGTTCAACTTCGCCGGTCTGTCACTGATCGAGCACATCGAGGCCGCCACCCGGTGCGGTGAGCTGGACCAGGCCAGGGCCTCACTGGCCCGGCTGGTCGATCTCACCCGCGCGGCCGACTCCGGCTGGGCCGGCGGCGCCGCGGCCCGTAGCCGGGCCCTCCTCGCCGACGGCGAGGAGGCCGACCGTCTCTACCGTGCGGCGATCGTGGAGTTCGAGCGCGGCGGCGTCACCGTGGAGGTGGCCCGAAGCCATCTGCTGTACGGCGAGTGGCTGCGCCGCACCCACCAGCGATCGCTGGCCCGCGAGCACCTGCGTACGGCTCACGAGATGTTCGACGGCATGCGGGCGCACGCCTTCGCCGAGCGGGCCCGCCGTGAGCTGCTCGCCACCGGGGAGCACGTCCGGGTGCGGGAGGCCGCGGTGACCAGCGCGCTCACCCCTCAGGAGTCACAGGTGGCCACGCTCGCCGCCGGCGGCATGACGAACGCGAAGATCGGCGCGGAGCTGTTCATCAGCCCGCACACCGTGGAGTGGCACCTGCGCAAGGTGTACACGAAGCTCGGGATCAATTCCCGCCGCGCGTTGCCCGGTGCCCTGGCGAGCACCCCGCCCCCGGGCCGGGACGACGAGGGCTTGGTGCGTGCGGGCTGA
- a CDS encoding winged helix-turn-helix transcriptional regulator, with amino-acid sequence MEKAKGTRSADADGAGAEQHHPAACDGALSKAFSFLGKRWNGVILATLQHGPLGFAELRRAVEGISDSVLSERLSELSAAGLAHREVEPGPPVTVRYRLTPDGTALMPILSELAGWASRHLPDTPTARRGGRG; translated from the coding sequence ATGGAGAAGGCGAAGGGCACTCGATCGGCCGACGCGGACGGCGCGGGGGCGGAGCAGCACCATCCGGCGGCTTGTGACGGTGCGCTGAGCAAGGCGTTCAGCTTCCTCGGCAAGCGGTGGAACGGCGTCATCCTGGCCACCCTCCAGCACGGACCCCTGGGCTTCGCCGAGTTGCGGCGCGCGGTGGAGGGCATCAGTGACTCGGTCCTCTCGGAACGGCTTTCCGAGCTGTCCGCCGCCGGTCTCGCGCACCGCGAGGTGGAGCCCGGCCCACCCGTCACGGTGCGCTACCGCCTCACTCCGGACGGGACGGCTCTGATGCCCATCCTGAGCGAGCTGGCCGGCTGGGCGTCCCGGCACCTCCCGGACACGCCGACCGCTCGGCGCGGCGGCCGTGGTTAG
- a CDS encoding malonic semialdehyde reductase has protein sequence MSVSGPLPRIPAEAGAALFTDARTAYSFADTPVDDATLTGIWELARWAPTAANTQPMRVLYVRTAEGKERLLPHLDEGNRPKSASAPVVAVLAVDHRFHEHLPHVLPVRPEMKEYFEGEPAQREAITSFNGPLQAGYFILAVRALGLAAGPMAGFDPAGIDKEFFADSDWHSILVVNIGHPAGPPAFDRMPRLAHEHALDWA, from the coding sequence ATGTCCGTTTCCGGACCTCTCCCCCGCATCCCCGCCGAGGCCGGCGCCGCGCTCTTCACCGACGCCCGTACCGCGTACTCCTTCGCCGACACTCCGGTCGACGACGCGACGCTCACCGGCATCTGGGAGCTCGCCCGCTGGGCACCGACCGCCGCGAACACCCAGCCGATGCGCGTCCTGTACGTCCGTACGGCCGAGGGCAAGGAGCGCCTGCTGCCGCACCTCGACGAAGGAAACCGGCCGAAGTCGGCCTCGGCCCCGGTCGTCGCGGTCCTCGCCGTGGACCACCGCTTCCACGAGCACCTCCCGCACGTCCTGCCCGTCCGCCCGGAGATGAAGGAGTACTTCGAGGGCGAGCCCGCCCAGCGCGAGGCCATCACCTCGTTCAACGGACCGCTTCAGGCCGGATACTTCATCCTCGCCGTCCGCGCCCTCGGCCTGGCCGCGGGTCCGATGGCCGGCTTCGACCCGGCCGGGATCGACAAGGAGTTCTTCGCCGACAGCGACTGGCACTCCATCCTCGTGGTCAACATCGGGCACCCGGCCGGACCCCCGGCGTTCGACCGCATGCCGCGCCTGGCCCACGAGCACGCCCTCGACTGGGCCTGA
- a CDS encoding helix-turn-helix transcriptional regulator: protein MADRAALAAFLRARREALQPEDVGLPRGRRRRTGGLRREEVAALCDMSVDYYSRLEQPRGPHPSEQMLTSMARGLRLSLEERDLLFQLAGHALPRRARRGDHVAPGTMRILDRLEDTPAQVMNHLGETLSQTRPAMALLGDQTAYTGLARSSHYRWFTDPAARLVHPASDHAEQSRLMVADLHSAYSRDGGDSGAAALVDALNRESPEFAGLWRQRPVLGPYCASKRFVHPQVGTLELHCQTLIDPDHGQRLVVYTATPGTESHTNLRLLSLLPVS from the coding sequence ATGGCAGACCGCGCGGCGCTGGCCGCTTTCCTGCGGGCACGCCGCGAGGCTCTGCAACCCGAGGACGTCGGGCTGCCCCGCGGCCGCCGCAGGCGTACCGGAGGACTGCGCCGGGAGGAGGTCGCGGCCCTGTGCGACATGTCGGTGGACTACTACAGCCGGCTGGAGCAGCCGCGGGGCCCGCACCCCTCGGAGCAGATGCTCACCTCGATGGCCCGCGGCCTGCGCCTGTCACTGGAGGAACGCGATCTCCTCTTCCAGCTCGCCGGTCACGCCCTGCCGCGCCGTGCGCGACGCGGCGATCATGTCGCCCCCGGGACGATGCGCATCCTGGACCGCCTGGAGGACACTCCCGCCCAGGTGATGAACCACCTGGGCGAGACGCTGAGCCAGACACGTCCCGCGATGGCCCTGCTGGGCGACCAGACGGCCTACACGGGACTGGCCCGCAGTTCCCACTACCGCTGGTTCACGGACCCCGCCGCCCGTCTGGTCCACCCCGCGAGCGATCACGCCGAGCAGAGCCGTCTCATGGTGGCCGACCTCCACAGCGCCTACTCCCGCGACGGGGGCGACTCCGGTGCCGCCGCGCTCGTGGACGCGCTGAACCGGGAGAGTCCGGAGTTCGCCGGCCTGTGGCGGCAACGCCCCGTGCTGGGACCGTACTGCGCCTCCAAGCGCTTCGTGCACCCACAGGTCGGGACACTCGAACTGCACTGCCAGACACTGATCGATCCCGACCACGGCCAGCGGCTCGTCGTCTACACCGCGACACCCGGGACGGAGAGCCACACCAACCTCCGACTGCTGTCCTTGCTGCCGGTCTCGTGA
- a CDS encoding aldehyde dehydrogenase family protein, which translates to MSRAARCSLGDMNESPRTPFPTPSHWIDGRAVTGSGPLIDVVNPADESVIAHLHEATADDVDMAVDAAVAAIPGWAATPPRHRADVMRRLVEGLQKRSEELAATITLEMGAPIAFSRQAQVGFPVASTLAAIAAAERFEWSERVENSLVVREPVGVVGAITPWNFPLQQLVTKVVPAMLAGNTVVLKPSELSPLSARMFAEIATEAGLPNGVFNVVQGTGPVVGEALSRHPKIDMISFTGSTRAGKSVSSAASVTVKRVALELGGKAAHIVLPEADLDSAVARGLAFAWANAGQACGAYVRMLVPEDLQTAVVDRLRTAAQEYVVGDPADEATRIGPLASETQRRRVDDYIRRGIADGATLVTGGPGRPEGFETGAYVRPTIFSDVAPESVIAQEEIFGPVLVVIPYTDDEHAVEIANGTVYGLNAAVTGDEDHAMAIAVRLRVGQVDVNGGRHNFQAPFGGYKQSGNGREMGRAGLEEFLETKAITS; encoded by the coding sequence ATGTCCCGCGCCGCGCGGTGTTCGCTGGGCGACATGAACGAAAGCCCCAGGACTCCTTTCCCGACTCCTTCCCACTGGATCGACGGCCGTGCCGTCACCGGCTCCGGACCACTGATCGACGTGGTGAACCCCGCCGACGAATCGGTCATCGCCCACCTGCACGAGGCCACCGCCGACGACGTGGACATGGCAGTCGACGCCGCGGTCGCCGCCATCCCCGGATGGGCCGCGACGCCCCCGCGGCACCGGGCGGACGTCATGCGACGCCTGGTCGAGGGCCTGCAGAAGCGGAGTGAGGAACTGGCGGCCACCATCACCCTGGAGATGGGCGCCCCCATCGCCTTCTCCCGGCAGGCGCAGGTCGGATTCCCGGTCGCGTCCACCCTGGCCGCGATCGCCGCGGCCGAACGGTTCGAGTGGAGTGAGAGGGTCGAGAACTCGCTCGTCGTCCGCGAGCCCGTCGGAGTGGTGGGCGCCATCACCCCGTGGAACTTCCCGCTCCAGCAGCTGGTGACGAAGGTGGTCCCGGCGATGCTGGCGGGCAACACCGTCGTCCTCAAGCCCTCGGAGCTGTCTCCCCTCAGCGCCCGGATGTTCGCGGAGATCGCCACGGAGGCCGGGCTGCCGAACGGCGTGTTCAACGTGGTGCAGGGAACCGGTCCGGTCGTCGGTGAGGCCTTGTCCCGCCACCCGAAGATCGACATGATCTCCTTCACCGGATCCACCCGCGCCGGCAAGAGCGTCTCCAGTGCCGCCTCCGTCACGGTGAAGCGGGTCGCACTCGAACTGGGCGGCAAGGCGGCCCACATCGTCCTCCCCGAGGCCGACCTCGACTCGGCCGTCGCCCGCGGACTCGCCTTCGCCTGGGCCAACGCCGGCCAGGCCTGCGGGGCCTACGTGCGCATGCTCGTGCCGGAGGACCTTCAGACGGCCGTGGTCGACAGGCTCCGGACCGCCGCCCAGGAGTACGTGGTCGGTGACCCCGCCGACGAGGCCACCCGGATCGGACCACTCGCCTCGGAGACCCAGCGCCGACGCGTCGACGACTACATCCGGCGCGGCATCGCCGACGGCGCCACCCTCGTGACGGGCGGCCCCGGCCGACCCGAGGGGTTCGAGACCGGCGCCTACGTCAGGCCCACGATCTTCTCCGACGTCGCACCGGAGTCGGTCATCGCCCAGGAGGAGATCTTCGGCCCCGTCCTCGTCGTCATCCCCTACACCGACGACGAACACGCCGTCGAGATCGCCAACGGCACGGTCTACGGCCTCAACGCCGCGGTGACCGGGGACGAGGACCATGCCATGGCGATCGCCGTGCGCCTGCGTGTCGGCCAGGTCGACGTCAACGGCGGCCGGCACAACTTCCAGGCGCCGTTCGGCGGATACAAGCAGTCCGGCAACGGCCGGGAGATGGGCCGTGCGGGCCTCGAGGAGTTCCTGGAGACCAAGGCGATCACAAGCTGA